A window of the Streptomyces sp. NBC_00454 genome harbors these coding sequences:
- a CDS encoding RNA polymerase sigma factor — protein sequence MSPPEQQSSVERFEDLYRAHARKVLASAATVSLEFAGDATQHAFEEAWKRMSRPGGPPVDNWAGWLRRTAIRRVVEECRQAERGSPLEGVDPPATGLLSEDWAVIRQSFKGTLQQIAALPDRQRQALGLCFLAGFTTQETAEIMEVTVSTVRNLVSQARRSLHQTDGEGRP from the coding sequence GTGAGCCCACCTGAGCAGCAGTCGTCGGTCGAGCGGTTCGAGGATCTGTACCGCGCCCACGCTCGCAAGGTCCTGGCTTCCGCCGCGACGGTCTCGCTCGAGTTCGCCGGCGACGCGACCCAGCATGCCTTCGAGGAGGCATGGAAACGTATGTCGCGCCCTGGCGGGCCACCGGTGGACAACTGGGCCGGGTGGCTGCGCCGGACGGCCATCCGCCGCGTGGTCGAGGAGTGCCGTCAGGCCGAGAGGGGCAGCCCATTGGAAGGGGTGGATCCGCCTGCGACAGGACTGCTGTCCGAGGACTGGGCGGTGATCAGGCAGTCGTTCAAGGGCACCCTGCAGCAGATCGCCGCTCTGCCCGATCGGCAGCGTCAGGCCTTGGGACTGTGTTTCCTGGCCGGATTCACCACTCAGGAGACAGCAGAGATCATGGAGGTGACAGTGAGCACGGTACGCAATCTGGTCAGCCAGGCCCGCCGTTCCCTCCACCAGACCGACGGAGAGGGGCGGCCATGA
- a CDS encoding sigma-70 family RNA polymerase sigma factor: MTGPTGPTNPTDPARTASDADPAVLSHDPESDPELRLLLEEAVDQADQAIGPFFDVEAGLDRLRSRIPEQLTPPHPQDRSSTAQAMFGELRRLPDGAPKKAELRNQLVRMHLPLVDHLARRFRNRGEPLDDLTEIATMGLIKSVDRFDPERGIEFSTYAVPTVVGEIKRHLRDKSWAVRVPRRLQERRLTLTRATVELSQQHGRPPTVHELAEQLGISEAEVLEGLDAANAYPALRLEPPDTDDASSAADTLGAEDEVSESAEFRESLKPLLAELNQKLLVEE, encoded by the coding sequence ATGACCGGCCCCACCGGCCCCACCAACCCCACCGACCCGGCACGGACGGCGTCCGATGCCGATCCGGCTGTTCTGTCCCACGACCCCGAATCCGACCCTGAGCTCCGTCTCTTGCTCGAAGAAGCCGTGGACCAGGCCGACCAGGCCATCGGGCCCTTCTTCGACGTGGAGGCAGGACTCGACCGACTTCGTTCCCGGATCCCCGAGCAGCTGACCCCACCGCACCCGCAGGACCGCAGCAGCACGGCCCAGGCGATGTTCGGTGAGCTGCGCAGGCTGCCCGACGGTGCGCCGAAGAAGGCCGAACTGCGCAACCAGCTCGTCCGGATGCACCTGCCCCTGGTCGATCACCTGGCGCGGCGCTTCCGCAACCGCGGCGAACCGCTCGACGACCTCACCGAGATCGCCACGATGGGCCTGATCAAGTCGGTGGACCGGTTCGACCCGGAGCGGGGCATCGAGTTCTCGACGTACGCCGTCCCGACCGTCGTAGGCGAGATAAAGCGCCACCTCCGCGACAAGAGCTGGGCGGTACGCGTCCCGAGGCGGCTCCAGGAGCGGCGGCTGACACTGACCAGGGCGACGGTGGAACTCTCACAGCAGCACGGGCGCCCACCCACCGTGCACGAGCTGGCGGAGCAGCTCGGCATCTCGGAGGCAGAGGTCCTTGAGGGCCTGGACGCGGCGAACGCCTACCCCGCGCTGCGTCTGGAGCCGCCGGACACCGATGACGCCTCCTCGGCAGCGGACACGCTCGGGGCGGAGGACGAGGTGTCGGAGAGTGCCGAGTTCCGCGAGTCCCTCAAACCACTCCTGGCGGAGCTGAACCAGAAGCTCCTGGTGGAGGAGTAG